In the Methanococcus maripaludis genome, one interval contains:
- a CDS encoding S-layer protein, translating into MSAPNKLIALFVLTALCTIPINYGMVVDDPLIVVNSEKVDKEYAELLMDKYYTKRTLEVNSDNEIVVTENIIYNVPALDEFEINDGKGNLLVEFTKSGETVTYKTFEYEEDLESDDEGDEVTFMGKTYKLIEYDEDEKIVLGNKVEDTETTEEFSYDAYTFKIIGKDSTGEILMSVYEGNDRIENVKMYPDDTYFVEGSTVSIYYDEYLENGNTPYFFFEIYDSLELEDGETISGYNDFDTDLDGKTITLEYESPKSLSKNFELLNYNVELTDVGEEDLTVFFTVTQNLNYEFDMDEGTKYFGNNIFAVKLENDEDDDWDDELYLYKNNKKYSEIVDYQGSVQLVDQDDLLSASSDLILIGGPLSNKVTESIQDSLNVEVSNDYPGEGKGVIQTITNPDNSESTILVLAGSDRDGTKACVLALNQGLYSGSGNLVVKLTGDDSVSVI; encoded by the coding sequence ATGAGTGCCCCCAATAAATTAATAGCACTGTTTGTTTTAACAGCACTCTGCACTATACCAATAAATTACGGTATGGTTGTAGACGACCCCCTAATCGTAGTAAACAGCGAAAAAGTTGATAAAGAATACGCAGAGCTTTTAATGGATAAATACTACACTAAAAGAACTTTAGAAGTAAACTCTGATAATGAAATTGTTGTTACTGAAAACATAATATATAACGTTCCTGCACTTGATGAATTTGAAATTAATGACGGTAAAGGTAACTTATTAGTAGAATTTACAAAATCTGGCGAAACAGTTACATACAAAACCTTCGAATATGAAGAAGACCTCGAATCAGATGATGAAGGAGACGAAGTAACATTTATGGGAAAAACGTATAAACTGATAGAATACGATGAAGATGAAAAAATAGTTCTCGGAAATAAAGTTGAAGATACTGAAACTACCGAAGAATTTAGCTACGACGCATACACATTTAAAATAATCGGTAAAGACAGTACTGGAGAAATTTTAATGAGCGTTTACGAGGGCAACGATAGAATTGAAAATGTCAAAATGTATCCTGATGATACCTACTTTGTAGAGGGCTCAACAGTTTCGATTTATTATGATGAATATCTTGAAAATGGAAATACACCGTATTTTTTCTTTGAAATCTATGATTCCCTCGAACTTGAAGATGGAGAAACTATATCAGGATACAATGACTTCGATACGGACCTCGATGGCAAAACAATAACTTTAGAATACGAAAGTCCTAAAAGTTTATCAAAAAACTTTGAATTATTAAATTATAACGTGGAACTTACAGATGTAGGTGAAGAAGATTTAACAGTATTTTTTACAGTCACACAGAATTTAAACTACGAATTTGATATGGATGAAGGTACAAAATACTTCGGAAATAACATATTTGCCGTAAAATTAGAAAACGACGAAGATGATGACTGGGATGATGAACTATATCTTTACAAAAATAATAAAAAATATAGTGAAATTGTCGATTACCAAGGTTCAGTCCAGTTAGTTGACCAGGATGATCTTTTAAGTGCTTCATCAGACTTAATTTTAATTGGTGGACCTCTTTCAAACAAAGTTACAGAAAGCATCCAAGATAGTTTAAATGTTGAAGTTTCAAATGACTATCCCGGAGAAGGAAAAGGAGTAATTCAAACTATTACCAATCCAGATAACTCAGAAAGTACAATTCTCGTTCTTGCAGGATCTGATAGGGATGGAACAAAAGCCTGTGTTTTAGCACTTAATCAAGGTCTTTATTCTGGATCTGGCAATTTAGTTGTGAAATTAACTGGTGACGATAGCGTGAGTGTTATCTAA
- a CDS encoding DUF366 family protein encodes MKKIDFDTISAIILEEFKTYTGEEIEPLWAFKTFDVQKDSIVGFIGPMNVKIENMKDLKDVKEEKDIETPIQSSEAINFIVEHFDNPDLKMTYLRQRILVSIAKDIIENKSNLKLKKSGDDLYFNEKKLSVCIACRGISSGKIHLGINVKSDGVPPHVSAVGLNDIGIENAFEVMEEIAKEYAKEMSKIEKDIRKTLPLF; translated from the coding sequence ATGAAAAAAATCGATTTTGATACAATTTCTGCAATTATTTTAGAAGAATTTAAAACCTATACTGGAGAAGAAATTGAACCTCTCTGGGCATTTAAAACATTTGATGTTCAAAAAGATAGCATTGTTGGATTTATTGGTCCAATGAATGTTAAAATAGAAAATATGAAAGATTTAAAAGATGTTAAAGAAGAAAAAGATATAGAAACTCCGATACAATCATCAGAAGCCATCAACTTTATTGTCGAACATTTTGATAATCCGGATTTGAAAATGACTTATTTAAGACAGCGGATTCTCGTATCAATTGCAAAAGACATAATTGAAAATAAATCCAATTTAAAACTGAAAAAATCTGGAGACGACCTTTATTTTAACGAAAAAAAGTTATCTGTATGTATTGCATGTAGGGGAATTAGTTCTGGAAAAATCCACCTTGGAATAAATGTAAAAAGTGATGGTGTTCCACCCCACGTTTCTGCAGTTGGGTTGAATGATATTGGAATTGAAAATGCTTTTGAAGTTATGGAAGAAATTGCCAAAGAATATGCAAAAGAAATGTCAAAAATTGAAAAAGATATTCGAAAAACGCTTCCTTTGTTTTAA
- a CDS encoding TIGR01212 family radical SAM protein (This family includes YhcC from E. coli K-12, an uncharacterized radical SAM protein.) — MNTGAQIYRNSSGSIDKNIVDRIYEEGFLIAQYGLYMKRERDYKTFKVPVDAGFSCPNKDGTIDTRGCIFCPKMGRSISVEYCNVKYSLKDQIEAQIKQNKEKGIGKFYVYFYPGTNTHGTPEKLKELWDFALSFEDVIGISIGTRPDCLEDEKLDILENYVKQGYEIWIDLGVQTMHDKTLDFLNRKHSSDDIRRAVIECKKRGILVCGHIILALPNENWDMMMETAKVLSDLEIDALKIYPLVVIENTELEKIYWKGEYKSLDEKQYIHLVADFLEHLSPYVIIQRVSKDKVPDEIKISPEWSLKRLRILNEVSKELARRNSKQGSKYKK, encoded by the coding sequence ATGAACACGGGCGCTCAAATCTACAGAAATAGTAGTGGTTCAATAGATAAAAATATTGTAGATAGAATTTACGAAGAGGGTTTTTTAATAGCCCAGTACGGACTTTACATGAAAAGAGAAAGAGATTATAAAACATTCAAAGTTCCAGTTGATGCAGGATTTTCGTGCCCAAATAAAGATGGTACAATCGATACAAGGGGATGTATTTTCTGTCCAAAAATGGGTCGTTCGATAAGTGTTGAATATTGCAATGTTAAATATTCGTTAAAAGATCAGATTGAGGCCCAGATAAAACAAAATAAGGAAAAGGGAATTGGAAAATTTTATGTTTATTTTTACCCTGGAACCAATACTCACGGAACGCCTGAAAAACTAAAAGAACTTTGGGATTTTGCACTTTCTTTTGAAGATGTTATTGGAATTTCAATTGGAACAAGACCTGACTGTCTCGAAGACGAAAAACTCGATATTTTAGAAAATTATGTAAAACAGGGATATGAAATCTGGATAGATCTTGGAGTCCAGACTATGCATGATAAAACTCTTGATTTTTTAAATAGAAAACATTCTTCAGATGATATAAGGCGAGCTGTTATAGAATGTAAAAAAAGGGGGATTTTGGTGTGCGGACATATTATTTTGGCGCTTCCAAATGAGAATTGGGATATGATGATGGAAACAGCAAAAGTTTTATCTGATTTAGAAATAGATGCACTAAAAATATACCCGTTAGTGGTTATTGAAAATACGGAACTCGAAAAAATATACTGGAAAGGGGAATACAAATCACTTGATGAAAAACAGTATATTCATTTAGTTGCAGATTTTTTAGAACATTTATCCCCTTATGTAATTATTCAGAGAGTTTCAAAAGATAAAGTACCTGATGAAATAAAAATATCTCCGGAATGGTCTTTAAAGAGACTCAGAATCTTAAATGAAGTTTCAAAAGAGCTCGCAAGAAGAAATTCAAAACAGGGTTCAAAATACAAAAAATAA
- a CDS encoding phenylalanine--tRNA ligase subunit alpha, whose translation MELHNDEKRLLKAFQDSNKKIMNLEELSEYIEKEKVMRAAFWLSGRDFLEIIENKTRVCELTELGKNSLDSEIPERKVANYIKENNLESIPIKDLSKILEKDETGAALGNLKKKELVTIDKGNIVFKNLDYKDNEEEVLKKVSEDFNLSNYSEDEVKIIENLKKRGFLKINEVVDRSFELKSAGIDFIKNPIEIKEEITQLTREMIVSGKWNDYTIRPYDAKIPTEEIYPVKAHPMSKIIQEVNEVLISMGFKEVKSQIVQTEFWNFDTLFEPQDHPARDMQDTFFVKYPNTGIVPKDLLEKVKGIHECGTIGSEKISKGWCYKFDEKVSERTVLRTHTTVSSIKYLASLSETERENPQKVFCIDRVFRNETIDYKHLPEFYQCEGIVMAEDVNFDNLVGVLKEFLRKLGFEKVRIRPAYFPFTEPSLEAEVYMEGKGWLELLGAGVFRPEVLEPFGIKKPVLAWGIGLSRLAMLRLGLTDIRELHKNDIEWLKKTAVSEK comes from the coding sequence ATGGAACTTCACAATGATGAGAAAAGATTATTAAAAGCATTTCAGGACTCGAATAAAAAAATAATGAATTTAGAAGAGCTTTCAGAATATATTGAAAAAGAAAAAGTCATGAGAGCAGCGTTTTGGCTTTCTGGACGAGATTTTCTTGAAATTATTGAAAATAAAACCAGAGTGTGTGAATTAACCGAACTTGGTAAAAATTCCCTAGATTCTGAAATTCCTGAGAGAAAAGTTGCAAATTATATCAAAGAAAATAATTTAGAATCAATCCCAATAAAAGACCTTTCAAAAATTTTAGAAAAGGATGAAACAGGGGCCGCACTTGGTAATTTAAAGAAAAAGGAATTAGTTACAATCGATAAAGGAAATATCGTATTTAAAAATTTAGATTACAAAGATAATGAAGAAGAAGTATTGAAAAAAGTTTCAGAAGATTTCAATTTATCAAATTATTCTGAAGATGAAGTTAAAATAATTGAAAACCTGAAAAAAAGAGGTTTTTTAAAAATAAACGAAGTAGTCGATAGAAGTTTTGAACTTAAAAGTGCAGGAATTGATTTTATTAAAAATCCAATCGAAATAAAAGAAGAAATCACCCAGCTTACAAGAGAAATGATTGTAAGTGGAAAATGGAATGACTATACAATTAGGCCATATGATGCAAAAATTCCAACTGAAGAAATTTATCCTGTAAAAGCGCACCCGATGTCAAAAATAATTCAGGAAGTGAATGAAGTTTTGATATCAATGGGTTTTAAAGAAGTAAAAAGCCAGATTGTCCAAACGGAATTTTGGAACTTTGATACCTTGTTTGAACCTCAAGACCACCCTGCAAGAGATATGCAAGATACATTCTTTGTAAAATACCCAAACACAGGCATTGTTCCAAAAGATCTGCTTGAAAAGGTAAAAGGAATTCACGAATGTGGAACCATTGGCAGCGAAAAAATTTCAAAGGGCTGGTGCTACAAATTTGATGAAAAAGTTTCTGAAAGAACAGTTTTAAGAACCCACACGACTGTTTCATCAATAAAATATCTAGCGTCACTTTCTGAAACTGAAAGAGAAAACCCTCAAAAAGTATTCTGTATCGATAGAGTATTTAGAAACGAAACAATCGACTACAAACACTTGCCTGAATTTTATCAGTGCGAAGGAATCGTAATGGCAGAGGATGTTAACTTTGACAACCTTGTTGGAGTTTTAAAAGAATTTTTGAGAAAATTAGGATTTGAAAAAGTAAGAATAAGGCCTGCATACTTCCCATTTACGGAACCTTCGCTTGAAGCTGAAGTTTACATGGAAGGGAAAGGCTGGCTTGAACTTTTAGGTGCGGGAGTATTCAGACCTGAGGTTTTAGAGCCCTTTGGAATTAAAAAACCAGTTCTTGCATGGGGAATTGGGCTAAGCAGGCTTGCAATGTTAAGACTTGGCCTTACAGATATTCGTGAACTTCACAAAAACGACATAGAATGGCTTAAAAAAACTGCAGTTAGTGAAAAATAG
- a CDS encoding DUF3236 domain-containing protein, with translation MNIEKTIKCAYDESINNARFGDKFEEIEAIQSTIKSAKSVVVATRNEKKFKVVSDIISKITDADISMIEIPTNSADLTRMPALNKGLIAVDSSNADIVVSRGRLGIPGSGSLLIILDKKGRILTGSVSPSSIIHKNPIEKTVELELINALERIGIMVKK, from the coding sequence ATGAATATAGAAAAAACAATTAAATGTGCTTATGATGAATCCATAAACAATGCACGCTTTGGAGATAAATTTGAAGAAATTGAAGCCATACAAAGCACCATCAAAAGTGCAAAAAGCGTTGTTGTTGCAACGCGAAATGAAAAGAAATTTAAAGTAGTATCCGATATTATCTCAAAGATTACAGATGCAGATATATCAATGATTGAAATTCCAACAAATTCTGCAGATTTAACCAGAATGCCTGCATTAAACAAGGGACTAATTGCTGTAGATTCTTCAAATGCAGACATTGTAGTATCAAGAGGAAGGCTTGGAATTCCAGGTTCTGGATCTCTTCTTATTATCCTGGATAAAAAGGGAAGAATTTTAACAGGATCTGTTTCCCCTTCATCTATTATTCATAAAAATCCGATAGAAAAAACAGTCGAGTTGGAATTAATTAATGCTCTTGAAAGAATCGGTATTATGGTGAAAAAATGA
- a CDS encoding DUF1188 domain-containing protein: protein MNYGITESVKTTRSKIKIKDIVSDVVEKKANAIKYFLEGEEFKKAIVFGAYLSGSYIAYTLLKDCDEVIIVDIQPHLKDILINEGIKFMDLNKLQLELRNGNSINPDLVIDLTGLGGLSPDLLSKFNPKVLIVEDPKGNHDKGISKIDNTNKRLCVGTKKGILKTYRSSKFSKTSGTMTLVVDIIMDSCREINEIDGVLYTIPNLKYFEGTVFHEKNVKKFLTELNMPAITVSSIDHVEYELEETLSKNISRVNSFVKEI from the coding sequence ATGAATTACGGAATTACCGAAAGCGTAAAAACCACTAGATCAAAAATAAAGATAAAAGATATTGTTTCAGATGTTGTTGAAAAAAAGGCAAATGCAATTAAATACTTCTTAGAAGGAGAAGAGTTTAAAAAGGCCATTGTTTTCGGTGCTTATCTTTCAGGAAGTTATATTGCATACACCCTTTTAAAAGACTGTGATGAAGTAATTATTGTTGATATCCAGCCCCATTTAAAAGATATATTGATTAACGAAGGAATAAAATTTATGGACTTAAACAAATTACAGCTTGAATTGAGAAACGGAAATTCAATAAATCCAGATTTAGTAATTGATTTAACCGGACTTGGAGGATTATCTCCAGATTTACTTTCAAAATTCAATCCAAAAGTATTGATCGTTGAAGATCCAAAAGGAAACCACGATAAAGGAATCTCAAAAATAGACAATACCAATAAAAGACTCTGTGTTGGAACTAAAAAGGGAATTCTAAAAACTTACAGGTCATCTAAATTTTCAAAAACTTCTGGAACCATGACACTTGTTGTCGATATAATTATGGATTCTTGCAGGGAAATTAATGAAATAGATGGTGTTTTGTACACGATTCCAAATTTAAAATACTTTGAAGGAACCGTTTTCCATGAAAAAAACGTAAAAAAGTTTTTAACTGAATTGAACATGCCTGCAATAACAGTAAGCTCGATAGACCACGTCGAATACGAACTTGAAGAAACACTTTCCAAAAATATTTCAAGAGTAAACTCTTTTGTAAAAGAAATTTAA
- a CDS encoding transcriptional regulator → MRAHERLLLSVGSDKFTDEFKKVLLELDVPLKEFSEISDIPYSTLYKITNEKDFRVSTLKKIINTVKSFEEEDSSEDKIALIAARPSLNKISTKRIAVNGKTYLLKEYPASTLEECIVSAIYAEREGVKAIVCAPIVSTSIEKVVRIPVAVIIAEKNAFMEALEIVVSKI, encoded by the coding sequence ATGCGGGCGCATGAACGACTTTTATTGAGTGTGGGTTCAGATAAGTTTACGGATGAATTTAAAAAGGTTCTTCTTGAACTGGATGTTCCATTAAAGGAATTTTCTGAAATATCTGATATACCTTACAGTACACTTTATAAAATCACGAATGAAAAGGATTTTCGAGTATCAACTCTTAAAAAAATTATAAATACTGTAAAAAGCTTTGAAGAAGAAGATTCTTCGGAAGATAAAATAGCCCTGATTGCAGCAAGGCCATCACTTAATAAAATAAGCACAAAAAGGATAGCAGTAAATGGAAAAACCTATCTTTTAAAAGAATACCCTGCAAGCACGCTCGAAGAATGTATAGTTTCGGCAATATATGCAGAAAGAGAGGGTGTAAAAGCAATAGTTTGTGCCCCAATTGTAAGTACGAGCATTGAAAAGGTTGTAAGAATTCCGGTTGCAGTTATCATTGCAGAAAAAAATGCATTTATGGAAGCGCTAGAAATTGTTGTGTCAAAGATTTAA
- the ftsZ gene encoding cell division protein FtsZ, with the protein MRLVKEALAKNNDELYNTQMSKDDFGNAKILVVGCGGAGNNTIHRLSEIGIEGAETIAINTDKQHLEHINADKKILIGSTLTRGLGAGGYPEIGKKSAELAKNVLEDVIKSADLIFVSAGMGGGTGTGSAPVVAEIAKENGAVVIGVVTYPFKIERARLKKADEGLRRLTESCDTVIVIDNNRLVDFVPNLPMNEAFRVADEIIAQAVKGITETISLKSLINIDYADVKAVMTNGGVAMIGVGEVDFDTKGDRVDKVVKDTLQCPLLDIDYKGATGALIHITGGPDLTLGEANRIGEGITSSMDINANVIWGARLDPSMDGAIRVMAIITGVRSPNIIGGGRSPQKIIPSSANRSKGSLGIDYIV; encoded by the coding sequence ATGAGACTTGTTAAAGAAGCTTTGGCCAAAAATAATGATGAACTTTACAATACCCAAATGTCAAAAGACGATTTTGGAAATGCAAAAATTCTTGTTGTTGGATGTGGTGGTGCTGGAAACAATACAATTCACAGGTTAAGTGAGATTGGTATTGAGGGTGCGGAAACCATTGCAATTAACACGGATAAACAGCATTTAGAGCACATAAATGCTGACAAAAAAATATTAATTGGTTCAACCCTTACAAGAGGTCTCGGTGCAGGTGGATATCCAGAAATCGGAAAAAAATCCGCTGAACTAGCTAAAAACGTTCTTGAAGATGTTATAAAAAGTGCAGATTTAATATTCGTTTCAGCAGGAATGGGTGGTGGAACAGGTACGGGTTCCGCTCCAGTTGTAGCTGAAATTGCAAAAGAAAATGGTGCTGTAGTTATCGGAGTTGTAACTTATCCATTCAAAATTGAAAGAGCAAGACTTAAAAAAGCTGATGAAGGTCTCAGAAGACTTACCGAAAGCTGTGATACTGTTATCGTAATTGACAACAACAGACTTGTTGATTTTGTTCCAAACTTACCTATGAACGAGGCTTTCAGGGTAGCTGATGAAATCATTGCTCAAGCGGTCAAAGGAATTACTGAAACAATTTCATTAAAGAGCTTGATTAATATTGACTACGCAGATGTCAAAGCGGTTATGACAAACGGTGGGGTCGCAATGATTGGTGTTGGTGAAGTTGACTTTGATACCAAAGGTGACAGGGTAGACAAAGTTGTAAAAGACACATTACAGTGCCCACTTTTAGATATCGACTACAAAGGAGCAACCGGTGCGTTAATACACATAACGGGTGGCCCCGATTTAACTCTTGGTGAAGCTAACAGAATCGGTGAAGGAATCACAAGCAGCATGGATATAAATGCTAACGTTATCTGGGGTGCAAGACTTGATCCTTCAATGGATGGTGCAATAAGAGTAATGGCAATCATTACAGGAGTTAGATCTCCAAATATAATTGGCGGTGGAAGATCCCCTCAAAAAATAATTCCAAGTTCGGCCAATAGGTCCAAAGGATCCCTTGGAATTGATTACATAGTATAA
- a CDS encoding YfcE family phosphodiesterase: protein MIIGLISDTHIPERAKKLPKEIFEHFSDVDLIIHCGDVTSESVLKDLEKISKISVVSGNMDSMNYPKERELIIENFKIGIIHGNQIHPRGDTLKMKYLCLEKNWDILISGHTHVPMIKEITVENKKILLLNPGSPTVPRYPLKTIMKLKIEDKKVDAELIPIK from the coding sequence ATGATTATCGGACTCATTTCAGATACGCACATTCCAGAAAGAGCTAAAAAACTTCCAAAAGAAATTTTTGAACATTTTTCAGATGTAGATTTGATAATACACTGCGGTGATGTAACGTCTGAATCTGTTTTAAAAGATTTAGAAAAAATTAGTAAAATTTCAGTTGTTTCTGGCAATATGGATTCTATGAATTATCCAAAAGAACGTGAATTAATCATTGAAAACTTTAAAATAGGAATAATACATGGAAACCAGATCCATCCAAGAGGCGATACTTTAAAAATGAAATATCTGTGCCTTGAAAAAAATTGGGATATTTTAATTTCTGGACATACTCACGTTCCAATGATCAAAGAAATAACTGTTGAAAATAAAAAAATACTGCTTTTAAATCCTGGAAGCCCAACTGTTCCACGATATCCGTTAAAAACCATTATGAAATTAAAAATAGAAGATAAAAAAGTTGATGCAGAGTTAATTCCCATAAAATAA
- a CDS encoding 4Fe-4S dicluster domain-containing protein, with protein sequence MKVMPNIDLCVDCKKCERACPINAIHVFDGIPIRCMHCEDAPCLNACPEDAIKKIDDKVIIEPEKCIGCALCAEVCPVGAIQIDKCTKVAVKCDGCIERGSEICLEVCPTKALDYYENTIENKRAELVSKLKKLTSRK encoded by the coding sequence ATGAAGGTAATGCCAAATATTGACTTATGCGTAGATTGCAAAAAGTGTGAAAGGGCATGTCCTATAAATGCAATTCATGTGTTTGATGGAATTCCAATTAGATGCATGCATTGTGAAGACGCGCCATGTCTTAATGCATGTCCTGAAGATGCAATCAAAAAAATAGACGATAAGGTTATAATAGAACCTGAAAAATGTATTGGATGTGCATTATGTGCTGAAGTATGCCCTGTTGGAGCAATACAAATTGATAAATGCACAAAAGTTGCAGTAAAATGTGATGGTTGTATTGAAAGAGGCAGTGAGATATGCCTTGAAGTATGCCCTACAAAGGCACTCGATTACTACGAAAATACAATTGAAAACAAAAGAGCGGAACTTGTTTCAAAACTTAAGAAATTAACTTCAAGAAAATAA
- a CDS encoding 4Fe-4S dicluster domain-containing protein: MKKVMMVNEACDNCGDCVKACSEVHEVSGISIWEHEGRYLPVVCQHCTSSPCMEVCPVSAIESKDGVIYLDKESCIGCGLCAMACPFGAIYISGKTAHKCDLCYGRDEQACVKACSKRCLEVVNVDELVMDKKLKNIENLTVLGPKGKSKNKKGLLSLVTASSRCNP, translated from the coding sequence ATGAAGAAAGTAATGATGGTTAACGAAGCTTGTGATAACTGCGGGGATTGTGTTAAAGCATGTTCTGAAGTTCACGAAGTTAGTGGAATCAGCATTTGGGAGCACGAAGGAAGATACTTGCCAGTAGTATGCCAGCACTGTACCTCATCACCATGCATGGAAGTATGTCCTGTTTCTGCCATCGAATCAAAAGATGGCGTAATTTACCTCGATAAAGAATCCTGCATTGGATGTGGACTCTGTGCAATGGCATGTCCTTTTGGTGCAATATATATCAGCGGAAAGACTGCACACAAGTGCGATTTGTGTTATGGTAGAGATGAACAGGCATGTGTTAAAGCATGCAGTAAAAGATGTCTCGAAGTTGTAAATGTTGATGAATTAGTAATGGATAAGAAATTGAAAAATATTGAAAATTTAACAGTTTTAGGTCCTAAAGGAAAATCCAAAAATAAAAAAGGACTTCTTTCTTTAGTTACTGCATCATCAAGATGTAATCCTTAA
- the porB gene encoding pyruvate synthase subunit PorB, producing the protein MTGSQFPREELFAPGHRGCAGCGAAIVARLALKAAGKNTIVANATGCLEVMTTPYPETAWRVPWVHVAFENAAAVASGIEGAVAALKRKKGKYGEEKVNVIAFGGDGGTADIGFQALSGAMERGHDMVYIMYDNEAYMNTGVQRSGSTPFMASTTTSPAGSHIRGENRPKKDMPMIMAAHGIPYVATASISYPEDFMKKVKKACEVNGPAFIQVLQPCTTGWGYPAENTIEMGRLAVETGVWPLFEIENGEFKLNYRPLKRKPIEEYLKVQKRYRHLKPEDISVIQKTIDMKCDEYGL; encoded by the coding sequence ATGACTGGAAGCCAATTTCCAAGAGAAGAATTATTTGCTCCAGGACACAGGGGCTGTGCAGGTTGTGGTGCAGCAATTGTCGCAAGACTCGCTTTAAAAGCTGCTGGAAAAAATACCATCGTTGCAAATGCTACAGGCTGTCTTGAGGTTATGACAACGCCCTATCCTGAAACTGCGTGGAGAGTTCCTTGGGTTCACGTTGCATTTGAAAATGCTGCTGCAGTAGCAAGCGGTATTGAAGGAGCTGTGGCTGCTTTAAAAAGAAAGAAAGGAAAATACGGTGAAGAAAAAGTAAACGTCATTGCATTTGGTGGTGACGGCGGTACTGCAGATATCGGCTTTCAAGCACTCAGTGGTGCAATGGAAAGGGGACACGATATGGTCTACATAATGTATGATAACGAAGCTTACATGAACACGGGGGTTCAAAGAAGTGGTTCAACACCGTTCATGGCTTCAACAACGACTTCGCCTGCTGGAAGCCATATCCGTGGAGAAAACAGACCTAAAAAAGACATGCCAATGATCATGGCTGCTCACGGAATTCCTTACGTTGCAACAGCATCAATAAGCTACCCAGAAGACTTCATGAAGAAAGTTAAAAAAGCATGTGAAGTAAATGGTCCAGCATTTATACAGGTACTTCAGCCGTGTACTACCGGTTGGGGATACCCTGCTGAAAACACAATTGAAATGGGCAGACTTGCAGTTGAAACTGGTGTTTGGCCACTTTTCGAGATTGAAAATGGCGAATTTAAGTTAAACTACAGGCCATTGAAAAGAAAACCAATTGAAGAATATTTAAAAGTTCAGAAAAGATATAGACACTTAAAACCCGAAGATATTTCAGTAATTCAAAAGACCATCGACATGAAATGCGACGAATACGGTCTTTAA